A single region of the Streptomyces sp. AM 4-1-1 genome encodes:
- the mqnC gene encoding cyclic dehypoxanthinyl futalosine synthase, with protein MTEKADLQPILDRAAGGGRITPEEALDLYRSAPLHALGAAADAARRLRYAGTEHIATYIIERNINYTNVCVTACKFCAFYAAPKDTGKGWTRDLDDILRRCAETVELGGTQIMFQGGHHPDFGVEYYEEHFSAIKKAFPQLVIHSLGASEIEHMARISGVSAEEAIERIHAAGLDSFAGAGAELLPARPRKAIAPLKESGERWLEIMETAHRLGVESTSTMLMGTGETNAERIEHLRMIRDTQDRTGGFRAFIPYTYQPENNKLKGQTQATLFEYLRMIAIARLFLDNVAHIQGSWLTTGKEVGQLSLHYGADDLGSIMLEENVVSSAGAKHRSNRLEIIDLIRKAGRVPAQRATTYEHIVVHDDPANDPVDERVVSHISSTAIEGGTAHPELKLLNAN; from the coding sequence GTGACCGAGAAGGCCGACCTTCAGCCCATCCTCGACCGCGCCGCCGGGGGTGGACGGATCACCCCGGAAGAGGCACTCGACCTCTACCGCTCGGCGCCGCTGCACGCCCTGGGCGCCGCCGCCGACGCGGCGCGCCGTCTGCGCTACGCCGGTACGGAGCACATCGCGACGTACATCATCGAGCGGAACATCAACTACACCAACGTCTGCGTCACCGCCTGCAAGTTCTGCGCGTTCTACGCCGCCCCCAAGGACACCGGCAAGGGCTGGACCCGCGACCTCGACGACATCCTGCGCCGCTGCGCGGAGACCGTCGAACTGGGCGGCACCCAGATCATGTTCCAGGGCGGGCACCACCCGGACTTCGGGGTGGAGTACTACGAGGAGCACTTCTCCGCGATCAAGAAGGCGTTCCCGCAGCTGGTCATCCACTCCCTGGGCGCCTCCGAGATCGAGCACATGGCCCGGATCTCCGGTGTCTCCGCCGAGGAGGCCATCGAGCGCATCCACGCGGCGGGCCTCGACTCCTTCGCGGGCGCGGGCGCCGAACTGCTGCCCGCCCGGCCGCGCAAGGCGATCGCCCCGCTCAAGGAGTCCGGCGAGCGCTGGCTGGAGATCATGGAGACCGCGCACCGGCTCGGTGTCGAATCCACCTCCACCATGCTCATGGGCACCGGCGAGACCAACGCCGAACGCATCGAGCACCTGCGGATGATCCGTGACACACAGGACCGCACGGGCGGCTTCCGCGCGTTCATCCCGTACACGTACCAGCCGGAGAACAACAAGCTGAAGGGCCAGACGCAGGCCACGCTCTTCGAGTACCTGCGGATGATCGCCATCGCCCGGCTGTTCCTCGACAACGTCGCGCACATCCAGGGTTCCTGGCTCACCACCGGCAAGGAGGTCGGCCAGCTGTCGCTGCACTACGGCGCGGACGACCTCGGCTCGATCATGCTGGAGGAGAACGTCGTCTCTTCGGCCGGTGCCAAGCACCGCTCCAACCGGCTGGAGATCATCGACCTGATCCGCAAGGCGGGCCGCGTCCCCGCGCAGCGCGCCACGACGTACGAGCACATCGTCGTCCACGACGACCCGGCGAACGACCCGGTCGACGAGCGCGTCGTCTCGCACATCTCGTCCACGGCGATCGAGGGCGGCACCGCGCACCCCGAGCTGAAGCTGCTGAACGCCAACTGA
- a CDS encoding demethylmenaquinone methyltransferase: MTRASLDKQPHEVASMFDDVAANYDLTNDVLSLGQDRVWRKEVAKAVNARPAEKILDLASGTATSSLPFAATGAYVVPCDFSLGMLREGKKRNSWLPFTAGDATKLPFRDETFDAVTISFGLRNVQDTDAALTELYRVTKPGGRVLICEFSQPTWAPFRTVYTEYLMRALPPVARSVSSNPDAYVYLAESIRAWPDQAGLAARLQRAGWSKVAWRNLTGGVVALHRGVRP, encoded by the coding sequence GTGACCCGAGCATCCCTGGACAAGCAGCCGCACGAAGTCGCCTCGATGTTCGACGACGTGGCGGCGAACTACGACCTCACCAACGACGTGCTCTCACTGGGCCAGGACCGCGTGTGGCGCAAGGAGGTCGCCAAGGCGGTGAACGCCCGCCCGGCCGAGAAGATCCTCGATCTGGCCTCGGGCACGGCGACCTCGTCGCTGCCGTTCGCCGCGACCGGCGCGTACGTCGTACCGTGCGACTTCTCCCTCGGCATGCTCCGGGAGGGCAAGAAGCGGAACTCCTGGCTGCCCTTCACGGCGGGCGACGCCACGAAGCTCCCGTTCCGCGACGAGACCTTCGACGCGGTGACGATCTCCTTCGGCCTGCGCAACGTCCAGGACACGGACGCGGCGCTGACCGAGCTGTACCGGGTGACGAAGCCCGGCGGCCGGGTGCTGATCTGCGAGTTCTCGCAGCCGACCTGGGCGCCGTTCCGTACGGTGTACACCGAGTACCTGATGCGCGCGCTGCCGCCGGTCGCCCGGTCGGTGTCGTCGAACCCGGACGCGTACGTGTACCTCGCCGAGTCCATCCGGGCCTGGCCCGACCAGGCCGGACTGGCGGCCCGCCTCCAGAGGGCGGGCTGGTCGAAGGTCGCGTGGCGCAACCTCACGGGCGGCGTGGTGGCGCTGCACCGGGGCGTACGACCCTGA
- a CDS encoding zinc ribbon domain-containing protein, translating to MPSYCPYCGTSAPDEARFCMKCGREHPRPAEPRQAPVPPALPAPPALASPALPPSPPLSPSAPPSDAQAGSHTPSPSPPPSPPSGHIPPPPQAPPPPAGPPQPSAFGLFLGRAFRGDWAGSLKAAAWPTGLLVALAVVLAFPSYGQDDHVVGWSDRMRMALAVLLQAVGGSFSMKATQPPRRYGSDSGSGSDFGSDFGSDFGSGYGGSSPFDGTAQPGLALSLVPLTVTVLWFAALVIAARSARRQRGGLEAAVRISLLTALAVLLLALFAQPDIKNVSVSSSPLLAMFGALVTSLVVTGAVLQRDDLAGWFARRPGARFLARAAGAALRALGAVLLLCSLIGFVSYACADGVSGKELLFALAVLPNIGLLVLGVSWGASIEYAVHGWGAWIGLGSDGESFGLSELGDTVNGWAVTGAVATGVVCALIVGTTAARRCADRREQALAGGLFLAAFLLLCGIGGATMKLTGISATGRSSGTVAEVSVGVGVPESLLFGLLWVGGAVLVGPYVQRVLSGGTRQAPPTGYPAPATGHPAPPFPAAPAGPPAPDPSASTPVAYASSFPAPPTQPVRLYPPSATPSTPTGARNRPVLVWTVTLVVAFVIGGGVAAGVMLLKDDGSDGAPQDNRPGTSATDTPGDPYEDPDDGDAYEDDDAPYDDPDTDVGDDTGVDEVRAPAAAPVVPRSVTAEAAAFSSAGTG from the coding sequence ATGCCCTCGTACTGCCCCTACTGCGGAACCTCGGCGCCGGACGAGGCGCGCTTCTGCATGAAGTGCGGACGCGAACACCCGCGACCGGCCGAGCCGCGGCAGGCGCCCGTACCGCCCGCCCTCCCCGCTCCCCCCGCGCTCGCGTCCCCGGCCCTCCCACCGTCTCCGCCGCTCTCTCCGTCGGCCCCGCCTTCGGACGCGCAGGCCGGGAGTCATACGCCGTCCCCGTCCCCGCCGCCGTCCCCGCCCTCCGGTCACATACCTCCGCCCCCGCAGGCCCCGCCCCCGCCGGCCGGACCGCCGCAGCCCTCTGCGTTCGGGCTGTTCCTCGGCCGGGCGTTCCGCGGTGACTGGGCGGGCTCGCTGAAGGCGGCGGCCTGGCCGACCGGACTTCTCGTCGCGCTCGCGGTGGTGCTCGCCTTCCCGTCGTACGGGCAGGACGACCACGTCGTCGGCTGGAGCGACCGGATGCGGATGGCGCTGGCGGTGCTTCTCCAGGCGGTCGGCGGCAGCTTCTCGATGAAGGCCACGCAACCGCCCCGACGGTACGGCTCCGACTCCGGGTCCGGTTCCGACTTCGGCTCGGACTTCGGCTCGGACTTCGGTTCCGGCTACGGCGGTTCGAGCCCCTTCGACGGCACCGCACAGCCGGGTCTCGCGCTCTCACTGGTCCCGCTCACCGTCACCGTGCTGTGGTTCGCCGCGCTGGTGATCGCCGCCAGGTCGGCCCGCAGACAGCGTGGCGGGCTGGAGGCGGCGGTCCGCATCAGCCTTCTGACGGCCCTGGCCGTGCTGCTCCTTGCCCTGTTCGCACAGCCCGACATCAAGAACGTGTCCGTCTCGTCGTCGCCGCTGCTCGCGATGTTCGGCGCGCTCGTCACCTCACTGGTGGTCACCGGTGCCGTACTCCAACGCGACGACCTCGCCGGGTGGTTCGCGCGCCGGCCGGGCGCCCGGTTCCTGGCACGTGCCGCGGGCGCCGCGCTCCGGGCACTCGGGGCGGTGCTCCTGCTGTGCTCCCTGATCGGGTTCGTCTCGTACGCCTGCGCCGACGGTGTGTCGGGCAAGGAACTGCTGTTCGCGCTGGCGGTGCTGCCCAACATCGGGCTGCTGGTGCTCGGGGTGAGCTGGGGCGCGTCGATCGAGTACGCCGTGCACGGGTGGGGCGCCTGGATCGGCCTCGGTTCGGACGGTGAGTCCTTCGGCCTCTCCGAGCTGGGCGACACGGTGAACGGCTGGGCGGTGACGGGAGCGGTGGCCACGGGAGTGGTATGCGCGCTCATCGTCGGTACGACGGCGGCGCGGCGGTGTGCCGACCGGCGTGAACAGGCCCTCGCCGGGGGGCTGTTCCTCGCGGCCTTTCTGCTGCTGTGCGGGATCGGCGGGGCCACCATGAAGCTCACCGGGATCTCGGCCACGGGCCGGTCGAGCGGGACCGTGGCCGAGGTCTCGGTCGGGGTCGGTGTGCCGGAGTCGCTGCTGTTCGGCCTGCTGTGGGTGGGCGGCGCGGTGCTCGTGGGCCCGTACGTCCAACGCGTGCTGTCGGGCGGTACGAGGCAGGCCCCGCCGACGGGTTACCCGGCGCCCGCCACGGGACACCCGGCGCCGCCCTTCCCCGCGGCCCCGGCCGGCCCGCCCGCTCCCGACCCGTCCGCTTCCACGCCGGTCGCGTACGCCTCGTCGTTCCCGGCCCCGCCCACGCAGCCCGTACGCCTCTACCCACCGTCCGCGACGCCCTCCACGCCCACCGGAGCCCGTAACCGTCCGGTCCTGGTCTGGACCGTCACGCTCGTGGTGGCGTTCGTCATCGGGGGTGGGGTGGCGGCCGGGGTGATGCTGCTGAAGGACGACGGTTCCGACGGAGCGCCGCAGGACAACAGGCCCGGCACCAGCGCCACCGACACCCCGGGCGACCCGTACGAAGACCCGGACGACGGCGACGCGTACGAGGACGACGACGCGCCGTACGACGACCCGGACACGGATGTCGGCGACGACACGGGCGTGGACGAGGTCCGGGCCCCGGCCGCCGCCCCGGTCGTACCGCGGAGCGTCACCGCCGAGGCGGCGGCCTTCAGCTCGGCCGGCACCGGCTGA
- a CDS encoding GNAT family N-acetyltransferase, producing MTIAPPAVPSVQLRVPTDEDALVWHRIFDDPEVMEFFGGRSSEFSVYEELTARQRRHDAERGYCLWTVLDDGGDVLGFTGAQPWPHTSFGPVGEIEIGWRLGRAAWGRGYATAAARATLERVRAAGVPEVVAMIDSNNARSIAVALRLGMRLAETFTTPKAGQRAHCYRLALTG from the coding sequence ATGACGATCGCGCCTCCTGCCGTCCCCTCCGTACAACTGCGTGTTCCGACCGACGAGGACGCGCTCGTCTGGCACCGGATCTTCGACGACCCGGAAGTCATGGAGTTCTTCGGCGGCCGGTCGTCGGAGTTCTCCGTGTACGAGGAGCTGACCGCCCGGCAGCGGCGGCACGACGCCGAACGCGGCTACTGCCTGTGGACCGTCCTCGACGACGGCGGAGACGTGCTCGGTTTCACGGGCGCTCAGCCGTGGCCGCACACCTCGTTCGGGCCGGTGGGCGAGATCGAGATCGGCTGGCGGCTGGGCCGGGCGGCCTGGGGCCGGGGGTACGCGACCGCCGCCGCGCGCGCCACGCTGGAGCGGGTACGCGCGGCCGGGGTGCCCGAGGTCGTCGCGATGATCGACTCGAACAACGCGCGGTCGATCGCGGTGGCCCTGCGGCTGGGGATGCGACTGGCCGAGACCTTCACCACCCCGAAGGCGGGGCAGCGGGCGCACTGCTACCGGCTCGCGCTCACCGGGTGA
- a CDS encoding geranylgeranyl reductase family protein, with amino-acid sequence MTEPLSEHSADVIVVGAGPAGSTTAYYLAKAGLDVLLLEKTAFPREKVCGDGLTPRATKQLVSMGIDISEEAGWLRNKGLRIIAGGVRLQLDWPDLASYPDYGLVRKRDDFDEQLARQAQKAGARLYERCNVGAPIVDERTGRITGVNAKMGEEKTPVTFHAPLVVAADGNSTRLSLAMGLHRREDRPMGVAVRTYFTSPRHDDDYLESWLELWDRRGAEDRLLPGYGWIFGMGDGTSNVGLGILNSSSAFKELDWREVLKAWCASMPEDWGYTPDNMTMPIRGAALPMAFNRQPHYTKGLLLVGDAGGLVNPFNGEGIAYAMESGQIAADVIVQAHARATPAQRELALHNYPKILKDTYGGYYTLGRAFVKLIGNPKVMKLATQRGLTHPILMKFTLKMLANLTDPTGGDAMDRIINGLTKVAPNS; translated from the coding sequence GTGACCGAGCCCCTCTCCGAACACAGCGCGGATGTGATCGTCGTCGGAGCGGGCCCAGCCGGCTCCACGACGGCGTACTACCTCGCGAAGGCAGGACTGGACGTCCTCCTCCTGGAGAAGACGGCCTTCCCCCGGGAGAAGGTCTGCGGCGACGGACTCACCCCGCGCGCCACCAAGCAGCTCGTCTCCATGGGCATCGACATCTCCGAAGAGGCCGGCTGGCTGCGCAACAAGGGACTGCGCATCATCGCGGGCGGTGTCCGACTTCAGCTGGACTGGCCGGATCTGGCCTCCTACCCGGACTACGGGCTGGTCCGCAAGCGTGACGACTTCGACGAGCAACTGGCCCGCCAGGCGCAGAAGGCGGGGGCGCGGCTGTACGAGCGGTGCAACGTCGGCGCACCGATCGTCGACGAGCGCACCGGCCGCATCACGGGTGTCAACGCCAAGATGGGCGAGGAGAAGACCCCGGTCACCTTCCACGCCCCGCTCGTCGTCGCCGCCGACGGCAACTCCACCCGGCTGTCCCTGGCGATGGGCCTGCACCGCCGCGAGGACCGCCCGATGGGCGTCGCGGTCCGTACGTACTTCACGTCACCGCGCCACGACGACGACTACCTGGAGTCCTGGCTGGAACTGTGGGACCGCCGAGGCGCCGAGGACCGGCTGCTCCCCGGCTACGGCTGGATCTTCGGCATGGGCGACGGCACGTCCAACGTCGGCCTGGGCATCCTCAACTCCTCGTCCGCCTTCAAGGAGCTGGACTGGCGCGAGGTCCTGAAGGCGTGGTGCGCGTCCATGCCGGAGGACTGGGGCTACACCCCGGACAACATGACGATGCCGATCCGGGGAGCCGCGCTCCCGATGGCCTTCAACCGCCAGCCGCACTACACCAAGGGCCTGCTGCTCGTGGGTGACGCGGGCGGCCTGGTCAACCCGTTCAACGGCGAGGGCATCGCGTACGCCATGGAGTCGGGCCAGATCGCGGCGGACGTCATCGTCCAGGCCCACGCCCGAGCCACCCCGGCCCAGCGCGAACTGGCCCTCCACAACTACCCGAAGATCCTGAAGGACACGTACGGCGGCTACTACACCCTGGGCCGCGCGTTCGTGAAGCTGATCGGGAACCCGAAGGTGATGAAGCTCGCGACGCAGCGCGGCCTGACGCACCCGATCCTGATGAAGTTCACCCTCAAGATGCTCGCCAACCTGACGGACCCGACAGGCGGCGACGCGATGGACCGCATCATCAACGGCCTGACGAAGGTGGCCCCGAACTCCTGA
- a CDS encoding alpha/beta hydrolase gives MDYPTLKALVPSAFEDSADGYRATSDMASAAKDRIDNEIAAAMREAVSGEAAGAALVQLGQLSENFHYVQVECGLISAALNGFAYDMAAAKKKLESAVAEAHAADFSVNSDGSVGYPAGDTKVDGTFPAAGNAHGATDPASAAIYRQAAGFDPNPYYARAQGYADRISAAIKEAAEVDSAWAPKLRALTADDDLTVSDRDWVDVRKDTEGVLKGAEHYLGTIGTPPEGNSPEENAKWWNDLSDEQRADYISTHPASVGALNGLPAEVRDEANRMVLAETGAQYQLALDAIPPEPTKYTRNVNGSYPAIVETVAWARWNDKYGEQKASLEQRMKGMRALQERFDRTGEEGLPEAYLLGFDTEGKGDGTIILANGNPDTADHTAAYVPGTHAGIDTIGKGDGHGDLGRAEKLWAESHRMAPSKEIATITWLDYNAPDSVLPEATRGQYAEEGGPVLRQFLDGSRVAHQQATGQAAHTTIIGHSYGSTVVGVAAQSGSWKDGPIADDVLVIGSPGVQADRAADLGVGAKHVWAMGGPGDDQIVRQGGRLVGLGDNGVIPTDERFGGNVMKNDSDGHGGFWSFEGQKASLSLKNQARVVTGRYKDVILD, from the coding sequence ATGGACTACCCGACGCTCAAAGCTCTCGTGCCGTCCGCCTTCGAGGACTCCGCCGACGGGTACCGCGCGACGAGTGACATGGCCAGCGCGGCCAAGGATCGCATCGACAACGAGATCGCCGCCGCCATGCGAGAGGCGGTCAGCGGTGAGGCGGCCGGAGCCGCCCTCGTACAGCTTGGGCAGTTGTCCGAGAACTTCCACTACGTCCAGGTGGAGTGCGGCCTCATCAGCGCGGCGCTCAACGGATTCGCCTACGACATGGCGGCGGCGAAGAAGAAGCTCGAATCGGCGGTGGCGGAGGCCCACGCCGCCGACTTCTCCGTGAACTCCGACGGGTCGGTCGGCTATCCGGCGGGAGACACGAAGGTCGACGGTACGTTCCCCGCCGCCGGCAACGCACACGGCGCGACGGACCCGGCCTCCGCCGCGATCTACCGTCAGGCGGCGGGCTTCGACCCGAACCCGTACTACGCCAGGGCGCAGGGGTACGCGGACCGGATCTCGGCCGCGATCAAGGAGGCCGCCGAGGTCGACAGCGCGTGGGCGCCGAAGCTGCGTGCGCTGACGGCCGACGACGACCTGACCGTGTCCGACCGGGACTGGGTGGACGTGCGGAAGGACACCGAAGGCGTCCTCAAGGGTGCCGAGCACTACCTCGGCACCATCGGCACGCCCCCTGAAGGCAATTCACCGGAAGAGAACGCCAAGTGGTGGAATGACCTTTCTGACGAACAACGGGCCGACTACATTTCCACGCATCCCGCTTCCGTGGGAGCCCTGAACGGACTTCCGGCAGAAGTCCGGGACGAAGCCAACCGCATGGTGCTCGCGGAAACCGGAGCCCAGTATCAGTTGGCACTGGACGCCATCCCGCCGGAGCCGACGAAATACACCCGCAACGTCAACGGAAGTTACCCGGCCATTGTCGAGACTGTCGCCTGGGCACGGTGGAACGACAAGTACGGGGAGCAGAAGGCGAGCTTGGAGCAACGCATGAAAGGGATGCGAGCCCTCCAGGAGCGATTCGATCGCACAGGCGAGGAAGGGCTTCCCGAGGCGTACCTCCTGGGATTCGATACCGAAGGGAAGGGGGACGGCACGATCATCCTTGCGAACGGCAATCCCGATACGGCCGATCACACGGCCGCGTACGTGCCCGGCACCCACGCCGGAATCGACACCATCGGCAAGGGCGACGGTCACGGGGATCTCGGGCGAGCCGAGAAGCTGTGGGCGGAGAGCCACAGGATGGCTCCCAGCAAGGAAATCGCCACCATCACCTGGCTGGACTACAACGCGCCGGACAGTGTTCTGCCGGAAGCCACCCGCGGCCAGTACGCGGAGGAAGGCGGCCCGGTGCTGCGTCAATTCCTCGATGGAAGTCGAGTGGCTCATCAACAGGCCACCGGTCAGGCGGCCCACACCACGATCATCGGACACAGCTACGGCAGCACCGTGGTGGGAGTCGCCGCGCAGTCCGGGAGCTGGAAGGACGGCCCCATCGCCGACGACGTCCTCGTCATCGGCAGCCCAGGGGTACAGGCCGACCGTGCCGCAGACCTGGGCGTCGGAGCCAAGCACGTGTGGGCCATGGGCGGCCCCGGGGACGATCAGATCGTCCGGCAAGGGGGGCGGCTCGTGGGGCTCGGTGACAACGGAGTCATTCCGACTGATGAACGGTTCGGTGGGAACGTCATGAAGAACGACTCGGACGGGCACGGCGGCTTCTGGAGTTTCGAAGGCCAAAAAGCGTCCCTCAGCTTGAAGAACCAAGCCCGGGTCGTCACAGGAAGGTACAAGGATGTCATTCTGGATTAG
- a CDS encoding NUDIX domain-containing protein has product MSPAPAAPVIDTHVILRDGDMVLLSQRGGPYGHGRWHAPSGKLDQGEPLTVGAARELREETGVEVDPEHLRLVHTVHHRQSEAVQRIGLFFLATEWNGEPVNREPEKCLALTWFPVDALPEDIIEYPAAGLYGYLKGADELTEHGWS; this is encoded by the coding sequence ATGAGCCCCGCGCCCGCAGCCCCCGTCATCGACACTCACGTGATCCTCCGCGACGGCGACATGGTCCTCCTGTCACAACGCGGCGGGCCGTACGGCCACGGACGGTGGCACGCCCCCTCCGGCAAGCTCGACCAGGGCGAGCCACTGACGGTCGGCGCCGCCCGCGAACTGCGCGAGGAGACCGGCGTCGAGGTCGACCCCGAGCACCTGCGGCTCGTCCACACCGTCCACCACAGGCAGAGCGAGGCGGTCCAGCGGATCGGCCTGTTCTTCCTCGCGACCGAGTGGAACGGCGAGCCGGTCAATCGCGAGCCCGAGAAGTGCCTCGCGCTGACGTGGTTCCCGGTCGACGCCCTCCCCGAGGACATCATCGAGTACCCCGCGGCGGGCCTTTACGGCTACCTCAAGGGCGCCGATGAACTCACCGAGCACGGATGGTCGTGA
- a CDS encoding DUF397 domain-containing protein → MTDAIKWQKSSFSGPDDNQSCIELAPVGGVIKLRESDDPDVIVTTSAAKLRAFVLGVKAGEFDHLV, encoded by the coding sequence ATGACCGATGCAATCAAATGGCAGAAATCCTCGTTTTCAGGACCGGACGACAATCAGAGCTGCATCGAGCTGGCGCCTGTTGGCGGCGTGATCAAGTTGCGCGAAAGTGACGATCCTGACGTGATCGTCACGACAAGCGCTGCCAAGCTGCGCGCGTTCGTGCTCGGCGTGAAGGCCGGAGAGTTCGACCACCTGGTCTGA
- a CDS encoding helix-turn-helix transcriptional regulator, translating into MPPRSYPTARQKRLGAELRKLRERAGLSGSAAAAYLGGERAQISHIESGRYGVSDQRVRRLAAHYSANDKHLVDALASMAEERSKGWWDEYRGILSPGFLDLAELEHHATHIRTIQMLHVPGIFQTERYARDLIRSGVSDLPVTELNARVEHRTRRRDIFDRPAPTPFEAFIHEAALRMRYCDSTTMREQLDFLHEVASWPSVTIRIIPFSTQITSSVHSMMYAGAVIPALDTVQIDSAFSAGFLDAEAQLIRYRELLDSVGSISLDTEESDRFIQRIAQEM; encoded by the coding sequence ATGCCACCGAGGAGCTACCCGACCGCCCGCCAGAAGCGCTTGGGCGCGGAGCTTCGCAAGCTGCGGGAACGCGCCGGCCTGTCCGGAAGCGCAGCCGCCGCGTATCTGGGTGGCGAGCGGGCCCAGATCAGCCATATCGAGTCGGGCCGCTACGGCGTCAGCGATCAGCGTGTCCGCAGACTTGCCGCGCATTACTCGGCGAACGACAAGCATCTGGTCGATGCGCTCGCGAGTATGGCCGAGGAGCGCAGCAAGGGATGGTGGGACGAGTATCGCGGCATACTCTCGCCCGGTTTCCTGGATCTGGCCGAGCTGGAGCACCATGCGACTCATATCCGCACCATTCAGATGCTCCACGTGCCAGGGATCTTCCAGACCGAGCGATACGCACGTGACCTCATCCGCAGCGGCGTATCCGACCTCCCAGTCACCGAACTGAACGCTCGCGTCGAACATCGCACGAGGCGCCGCGATATCTTCGATCGCCCCGCGCCGACGCCGTTCGAAGCATTCATTCATGAGGCCGCACTTCGGATGCGGTACTGCGACAGCACGACCATGAGGGAACAGCTCGACTTCCTGCACGAGGTCGCGAGCTGGCCTTCAGTGACGATTCGCATCATTCCCTTCTCGACACAGATCACCAGCTCGGTGCACTCGATGATGTATGCGGGAGCCGTCATTCCGGCGCTCGACACAGTCCAGATCGACAGCGCCTTCAGCGCGGGGTTCCTGGACGCGGAGGCTCAACTCATCAGGTACCGAGAGCTACTTGACTCCGTCGGGTCGATCTCCCTCGACACGGAGGAGTCGGACCGTTTCATCCAACGCATCGCACAGGAAATGTGA
- a CDS encoding ATP-binding protein, translating to MTSVSAQPRSTPPLPQRGARYRLVVPNTSVAPRIVRDFLGLLLRSTGHPTLADDARLCVSEVVTNAHRHTRSPLIRVGVAVTRRQVTVYVTDDEPGALPARRGGEAVGAVEDEGGRGLFLLSGLAARWGVSSHSGDALAVKTVWFTLAEPHPGVPA from the coding sequence ATGACCTCCGTATCCGCCCAGCCCCGTTCGACTCCGCCCCTTCCGCAGCGTGGCGCGCGATACCGCCTCGTCGTGCCGAACACCTCCGTCGCGCCCCGGATCGTGCGCGACTTCCTCGGCTTGCTGTTGCGTTCCACCGGACACCCGACGCTGGCGGACGACGCTCGTCTCTGTGTGAGCGAGGTCGTCACCAACGCGCACCGCCACACGCGTTCGCCGCTGATCCGGGTCGGGGTCGCGGTCACCCGACGACAGGTGACGGTGTACGTCACGGACGACGAGCCGGGTGCGCTTCCGGCGCGGCGCGGGGGTGAGGCGGTGGGGGCCGTGGAGGACGAGGGCGGCCGGGGACTCTTCCTCCTGAGCGGCCTCGCCGCCCGGTGGGGCGTCTCGTCCCACAGCGGGGACGCACTCGCGGTGAAGACGGTCTGGTTCACGCTGGCCGAACCACACCCGGGCGTACCCGCCTGA